A single window of Salvia splendens isolate huo1 chromosome 6, SspV2, whole genome shotgun sequence DNA harbors:
- the LOC121807182 gene encoding probable dolichyl-diphosphooligosaccharide--protein glycosyltransferase subunit 3B, whose amino-acid sequence MAISPTTFAVAALLVITHLSLLTTPATSLSSDSLLTELSDLQSQSPTGVIRLSDSLLRRIVSLPTPRPFHSLIFFDAHHLHSKPELSLPTLKSEFGLVSASFQSNNPNSKSKLFFFEIEFQESQSSFSLFGVNSLPHICLIPPTASDVKTESIQMDAADYSRLGDSMAEFIESRAKFTVGPLNRPPVVSKKQIAFIIAVILIWTPFFLKKLIAGNTIFHDKNIWMAGAVFVYFFSVSGAMFNIIRKMPMFIADRQDPSKLVFFYQGSGMQLGAEGFSIGFLYTIVGLLLAFVTHVLVRVKNKTVQRVVMLFVLFVSFWAVKKVIFLDNWKTGYGIHGYMPTSWQ is encoded by the coding sequence ATGGCGATCTCGCCGACCACATTCGCCGTCGCAGCTCTCCTCGTCATCACCCACCTATCCCTTCTCACAACCCCCGCCACATCCCTCTCCTCCGACTCCCTCCTTACAGAGCTATCCGACCTCCAATCGCAATCCCCCACCGGCGTCATCCGCCTCTCCGATTCCCTCCTCCGCCGCATCGTCTCCCTGCCCACCCCCCGCCCATTCCACTCCCTAATCTTTTTCGACGCGCACCATCTCCACTCTAAACCCGAGCTTTCGCTCCCAACACTCAAATCCGAATTCGGCCTCGTTTCCGCCTCTTTCCAATCGAATAACCCTAATTCCAAATCGAAACTCTTCTTCTTCGAAATCGAATTCCAGGAGTCTCAATCATCCTTCTCCCTTTTCGGCGTCAACTCTCTCCCTCACATCTGCCTCATCCCGCCCACCGCCTCCGATGTGAAGACGGAATCTATTCAAATGGACGCCGCCGATTACTCGAGATTGGGCGATTCGATGGCCGAATTCATCGAATCAAGAGCTAAATTCACCGTTGGGCCGCTCAATCGCCCTCCAGTTGTTTCGAAGAAACAGATCGCATTCATAATCGCTGTAATCCTGATCTGGACTCCGTTCTTCCTGAAGAAATTGATCGCTGGGAACACAATTTTCCACGATAAGAACATATGGATGGCGGGGGCGGTTTTCGTCTACTTCTTCAGCGTTTCGGGGGCGATGTTTAACATAATTAGGAAAATGCCGATGTTTATTGCGGATAGGCAGGATCCATCGAAGCTGGTGTTCTTCTACCAGGGGTCAGGGATGCAGCTGGGGGCCGAGGGATTCTCAATTGGCTTCCTGTACACGATCGTGGGGCTGCTGCTGGCTTTTGTGACTCATGTATTGGTGAGGGTGAAGAACAAGACTGTGCAGAGAGTTGTGATGCTTTTCGTGCTGTTCGTATCGTTCTGGGCCGTGAAGAAGGTGATTTTCTTGGATAATTGGAAGACTGGGTATGGCATTCACGGCTACATGCCCACGAGCTGGCAGTGA
- the LOC121806268 gene encoding cysteine-rich PDZ-binding protein-like yields MVCEKCEKKLGKVIVPDKWKDGAHNTTEGGGRKINENKLLSKKNRWAPYGQSKCTICKQQVHQNGKYCHTCAYSKGVCAMCGKQVLDTKLYKQSNV; encoded by the exons ATGGTCTGCGAAAAGT GCGAGAAGAAGCTAGGGAAGGTGATCGTGCCCGACAAGTGGAAGGACGGGGCCCACAACACCACCGAAGGCGGCGGCCGTAAGATCAACGAGAACAAGCTCCTCTCCAAGAAAAATAG ATGGGCGCCTTATGGACAATCAAAGTGTACCATATGCAAGCAGCAAGTTCACCAGAATGGAAAGTATTGCCATACATGCGCGTACAGTAAAG GAGTGTGTGCGATGTGTGGAAAACAAGTGCTCGACACCAAGCTCTACAAGCAGAGTAATGTATGA